A stretch of the Actinoalloteichus fjordicus genome encodes the following:
- a CDS encoding tripartite tricarboxylate transporter TctB family protein — protein MTDTTGGPAKADVTPTPTTRTAAEQRQAAESPAGETLVGTSLGEAVAAVEEAEEEYRPPPIGLAGRLVTAVAVFLLGVAMLIGSVSLGVGTASAPSSGMWPMLVSVVLVVLSAALVAMAPKATDGERFSRTALLVLAGLATMVGFVAVIETIGFEIPAALLTFVWVRFLGRESWRTSIITSIAVTVAFYLIFVVALSVPIPHLF, from the coding sequence GTGACGGACACGACGGGCGGCCCGGCGAAGGCGGACGTGACCCCCACGCCCACGACGCGCACGGCGGCCGAACAGCGGCAGGCCGCCGAATCGCCCGCCGGGGAGACGCTGGTCGGAACGAGCCTCGGCGAGGCGGTCGCGGCCGTCGAGGAGGCGGAAGAGGAGTACCGCCCGCCGCCCATCGGCTTGGCGGGCAGGCTCGTCACCGCCGTCGCCGTGTTCCTGCTCGGCGTGGCCATGCTGATCGGCTCGGTGTCGCTCGGGGTGGGCACGGCCAGCGCACCCAGCTCCGGCATGTGGCCGATGCTGGTGAGCGTCGTGTTGGTCGTCCTCTCCGCCGCTCTGGTCGCGATGGCACCGAAGGCCACCGACGGCGAGCGGTTCTCCCGCACCGCACTGCTGGTGCTCGCGGGCCTGGCGACCATGGTCGGCTTCGTCGCCGTCATCGAGACCATCGGCTTCGAGATCCCGGCTGCCCTGCTCACCTTCGTCTGGGTTCGATTCCTCGGACGCGAGAGCTGGCGCACCTCGATCATCACCAGCATCGCCGTGACCGTCGCCTTCTATCTGATCTTCGTGGTGGCCCTCTCCGTTCCCATTCCGCACCTGTTCTAG
- a CDS encoding tripartite tricarboxylate transporter permease, with the protein MDLSPVLDGFGVVLEPINLLYCLIGVVVGMLVGVLPGLGPAATIAILLPVTLGIEPVTSIIMLAGIFYGAQYGGTITSVLLRLPGEASSVVTVFDGHALARQGKAGTALGIAAIGSFIGGTVSIVALSLLAPVVTGFALDFGPPEYTALALLGILLVSTIGGGNRLKAVIAACVGLLLATIGRDGFTGVERFTFDNLSLADGLDFVPIAMGLFGLGEILYNLEERHRATRAPSKVANVWPSRSDLRQSSGAIGRGSVLGFVLGILPGGGATIASMAAYAVEKRRAKRPERFGKGAVEGVAGPETANNAAATSSFIPLLSLGIPANATMAVIFGALLIQGVTPGPRLVSEEPELFWGVVNSMYIGNILLLIMSIPLIGLFVKILRVRPTILAPITVLITLVGVYTVRNDPFDIILVIVFGALGYLMKKCGFDPGPLVLAFVLGSLLEDSLRRSLLIFDGDPTGFVTRPISGTLLAAFVLVALLPAIRALILRRRAAREQAEIKNRDDELV; encoded by the coding sequence GTGGACCTGTCACCGGTCTTGGACGGCTTCGGCGTCGTCCTAGAGCCGATCAACCTGCTCTACTGCCTGATCGGCGTGGTCGTCGGGATGCTGGTCGGCGTGCTGCCCGGCCTCGGCCCCGCCGCCACCATCGCCATCCTGCTGCCCGTCACCCTCGGCATCGAGCCGGTGACCTCGATCATCATGCTCGCGGGCATCTTCTACGGTGCCCAGTACGGCGGGACGATCACCTCGGTGCTGCTGCGGTTGCCCGGCGAGGCCTCCTCGGTGGTGACCGTCTTCGACGGCCATGCGCTGGCTCGCCAGGGCAAGGCGGGCACCGCGCTGGGCATCGCGGCGATCGGCTCCTTCATCGGCGGCACCGTCTCCATCGTGGCCCTGTCGCTGCTCGCCCCGGTGGTCACCGGCTTCGCCCTGGACTTCGGGCCGCCGGAGTACACCGCACTGGCGCTGCTGGGCATCCTGCTGGTCTCCACGATCGGCGGGGGCAACCGGCTCAAGGCCGTGATCGCCGCCTGCGTCGGCCTTCTGCTGGCCACCATCGGGCGGGACGGCTTCACCGGAGTGGAGCGGTTCACCTTCGACAACCTGTCGTTGGCCGACGGCCTGGACTTCGTACCGATCGCCATGGGCCTGTTCGGCCTCGGCGAGATCCTCTACAACCTGGAGGAGCGGCACCGCGCCACGCGGGCACCGTCGAAGGTCGCCAACGTGTGGCCCTCGCGGTCGGACCTGCGGCAGTCCTCCGGCGCGATCGGTCGCGGCTCGGTACTGGGCTTCGTGCTCGGCATCCTGCCCGGCGGCGGTGCCACGATCGCCTCGATGGCCGCCTACGCGGTGGAGAAGCGCCGGGCCAAGCGCCCGGAGCGGTTCGGCAAGGGGGCGGTGGAGGGCGTCGCCGGGCCGGAGACCGCCAACAATGCCGCCGCGACCTCGTCGTTCATCCCGCTGCTGTCGCTGGGCATTCCGGCGAACGCGACGATGGCGGTGATCTTCGGTGCGCTGCTCATCCAGGGCGTGACGCCGGGACCACGACTGGTCTCGGAGGAACCCGAGCTGTTCTGGGGCGTGGTCAACTCGATGTACATCGGCAACATCCTGTTGCTGATCATGAGCATCCCGCTGATCGGGCTGTTCGTGAAGATCCTGCGAGTACGGCCGACGATCCTGGCGCCCATCACGGTGCTGATCACGCTGGTCGGCGTGTACACGGTGCGCAACGATCCGTTCGACATCATCCTGGTGATCGTCTTCGGCGCGCTGGGCTACCTGATGAAGAAATGCGGTTTCGACCCCGGCCCGCTGGTCCTGGCCTTCGTGCTCGGCTCGCTGCTGGAGGACTCGCTGCGGCGGTCGCTGCTGATCTTCGACGGCGACCCGACCGGTTTCGTCACCCGGCCGATCTCCGGAACCCTGCTCGCGGCCTTCGTCCTGGTGGCCCTGCTGCCCGCGATCCGGGCGCTGATCCTGCGCCGCCGCGCGGCACGCGAGCAGGCCGAGATCAAGAACCGGGACGACGAGCTGGTCTAG
- a CDS encoding S1 family peptidase, translating to MRLNRLVPTMVGAATALLSVIGLSTTTIAAEPATAAGGEVPAVAPVSAVAAPETDGAQTFIIDGEFATDAPWAARMFSNGSPVCSATIIAPEWILTATHCVGSPSATTFRVGSLDANGGGTVVGVAETVAHPVADITLVRIDQAVDAVYAPLGTVGDARVDDTVQLYGWGATCTGNESGCQSQYLKYADTRVHTLDAQDWLGGDAIGVTRINGIAAGGDSGGPMFATSPVDGGYYQVGVASTSDRATVSFYTDITRYRDWISSVAGV from the coding sequence ATGCGCCTGAATCGCCTAGTTCCCACGATGGTCGGAGCCGCCACCGCGCTCTTATCCGTCATCGGACTGAGCACCACCACCATCGCCGCCGAACCGGCCACCGCCGCAGGCGGTGAAGTCCCCGCCGTCGCTCCCGTCTCCGCCGTCGCGGCTCCCGAGACCGACGGCGCGCAGACGTTCATCATCGACGGCGAGTTCGCCACCGACGCGCCGTGGGCGGCGCGGATGTTCAGCAACGGTTCTCCCGTCTGCTCGGCGACCATCATCGCCCCCGAGTGGATCCTGACCGCGACGCACTGCGTCGGCTCGCCCAGCGCGACGACCTTCCGGGTCGGCAGCCTGGACGCGAACGGCGGCGGGACGGTGGTCGGCGTCGCCGAGACCGTCGCGCACCCGGTCGCCGACATCACGCTGGTACGCATCGACCAGGCGGTCGACGCGGTGTACGCACCACTGGGGACGGTGGGCGACGCCAGGGTCGACGACACCGTGCAGCTCTACGGCTGGGGCGCGACCTGCACCGGCAACGAGTCGGGCTGCCAGTCTCAGTACCTCAAGTACGCCGACACCCGCGTGCACACGCTCGACGCGCAGGACTGGCTCGGCGGCGACGCCATCGGCGTCACCAGGATCAACGGCATCGCGGCGGGCGGCGACTCCGGCGGCCCGATGTTCGCGACCAGCCCGGTCGACGGCGGCTACTACCAGGTGGGCGTCGCCTCGACCAGTGACCGCGCCACCGTCTCCTTCTACACCGACATCACCCGGTACCGGGACTGGATCAGCTCCGTCGCGGGCGTCTGA
- a CDS encoding JmjC domain-containing protein, protein MDHRLVHGIEHAFGWAGPDRLGREFARGTLPDPELCARLLTPARLLDLISRRELHNPQLRMLRNGADLHPREYLAQHPSSRGHRISMAAMPRIGHYLEQGATLVLDDLAPLDATLEVACRALSWWSGEHTRVNMYLTTQEASGWGIHWDSHDVLVVQLDGTKSWEVRGPTRPAPMERDAEPNLEPSGEIVWSGTLRTGDVMHIPRGWWHQATRTGRGNGHSLHATFGLTQRTGVDYLAWIADQARATGELRVDLGQRPDTDQHQRLAAVAADLLHRRSPADFLATRHREDTRTRHTTAFGIFGPPRAVVCVTNFPPELTVDDDIVTVQAAGKKITVPAVALPALRPLLSGNPADLADLASHTGVDTAALAAAFTGAGVCADLTADLATGYDGTTTTSQPATAVNA, encoded by the coding sequence ATGGATCATCGGCTTGTGCACGGCATCGAGCACGCCTTCGGTTGGGCCGGCCCAGACCGGCTCGGCCGCGAGTTCGCCCGCGGTACCCTCCCCGACCCCGAACTGTGCGCGCGGCTCCTCACTCCGGCTCGACTGCTCGACCTCATCTCCCGCCGTGAACTGCACAACCCGCAGCTGCGGATGCTGCGAAACGGCGCTGACCTGCACCCGCGCGAGTACTTGGCCCAGCACCCGAGCAGCCGCGGCCACCGGATCTCCATGGCCGCCATGCCCCGCATCGGGCACTACCTGGAGCAGGGCGCCACTCTCGTCTTGGACGACCTGGCCCCACTGGACGCCACCCTGGAGGTCGCTTGCCGAGCCCTGAGTTGGTGGAGCGGCGAGCACACCCGGGTCAACATGTACCTGACCACCCAGGAAGCGTCTGGGTGGGGCATCCACTGGGACAGCCATGACGTCCTGGTCGTACAGCTCGACGGCACCAAGAGCTGGGAGGTGCGCGGCCCAACCCGACCCGCGCCGATGGAACGTGACGCCGAACCGAATCTCGAACCTAGCGGCGAGATCGTATGGAGCGGCACCCTTCGTACCGGGGACGTCATGCACATCCCACGCGGTTGGTGGCATCAAGCCACCCGCACTGGACGCGGGAACGGGCACAGCCTGCATGCCACCTTCGGCCTCACGCAACGCACCGGTGTCGACTACCTCGCCTGGATCGCCGACCAAGCCCGCGCCACCGGCGAGCTCCGTGTCGACCTCGGCCAACGGCCCGACACCGACCAGCACCAGCGGCTCGCGGCAGTCGCCGCCGACCTGCTGCACAGGCGCAGCCCGGCGGACTTCCTCGCCACCCGCCACCGCGAGGACACCCGCACCCGGCACACCACCGCGTTCGGGATCTTCGGCCCACCCCGCGCCGTGGTGTGCGTGACCAACTTCCCGCCGGAACTAACGGTCGACGACGACATCGTGACCGTGCAGGCGGCGGGCAAGAAGATCACCGTCCCGGCCGTCGCGTTGCCCGCGCTGCGCCCCCTGCTCAGCGGCAACCCGGCCGACCTGGCCGATCTCGCCTCCCACACCGGCGTCGACACCGCCGCCCTCGCCGCAGCGTTCACCGGTGCCGGGGTCTGCGCTGACCTCACCGCGGATCTGGCCACCGGCTACGACGGCACGACTACCACCAGCCAACCGGCCACAGCGGTCAACGCCTGA
- a CDS encoding helix-turn-helix domain-containing protein has protein sequence MADDTVGDVLRAERLRLRLTLEQAGRLIGFSSSTLSRIEHNLRRLDIEELRAVASRYGIAPSRLGLATVDDQQHIDGSGGHVQRRQFLTAAAGLAVPYAVLARLDDALVALPAARGQVTESTVTASMAVSQALFDRAQYTALVAGLPGLLAAAHELADVHQDSRSQATVAACYNLATHTLTKLGQHQVSRLTADRAMNHARRADSPLALALSARAIGVVLRHEGRPRIAQRVTLGAIGAVQATGLTVPAERAVLTQILCTAAYSAATNGDQDQAVDLIGAAEDAVCGLDRPVIVGGNAVTPAQVQLYKIGVHRAAGDSSQALDAARGLRPEHFATAERRSRLHTDLARAWWMHGRPEQTAAALLAAYHEAPTELTGRPAIRHIGLDLVRRHPHTSGARELRLALRSSV, from the coding sequence GTGGCCGATGACACCGTGGGGGACGTCCTGCGTGCCGAGCGCCTGCGCCTACGGCTTACGCTGGAACAGGCGGGCCGACTGATCGGGTTCTCCAGCTCGACGCTCTCCCGCATCGAGCACAACCTGCGGCGGCTGGACATCGAGGAGCTGCGCGCGGTCGCGTCCCGGTATGGCATCGCGCCGTCGCGGCTGGGACTCGCTACTGTCGACGATCAACAGCACATCGATGGAAGCGGTGGGCACGTGCAGCGCAGACAGTTCTTGACCGCCGCCGCCGGTCTGGCCGTCCCGTACGCCGTGCTGGCCCGCCTCGATGATGCCCTGGTCGCCCTGCCCGCTGCGCGCGGCCAGGTCACCGAGTCCACTGTGACCGCCAGCATGGCCGTCAGTCAGGCCCTGTTCGACCGGGCGCAGTACACCGCTCTGGTCGCGGGACTGCCGGGCCTGCTGGCCGCCGCGCACGAGCTGGCCGACGTCCACCAGGATTCACGCTCCCAAGCAACGGTCGCGGCCTGCTACAACCTCGCGACCCACACCTTGACCAAGCTCGGGCAGCACCAGGTCAGCCGCCTGACCGCCGACCGCGCCATGAACCACGCCCGCCGCGCAGACTCTCCGCTCGCGCTAGCCTTGTCGGCACGCGCGATCGGCGTGGTGCTGCGTCACGAGGGTCGGCCCCGCATAGCTCAACGGGTCACGCTCGGCGCGATCGGTGCTGTGCAGGCCACCGGGTTGACCGTTCCCGCGGAGCGCGCCGTCCTCACCCAGATCTTGTGCACCGCAGCATATTCCGCGGCCACCAACGGCGACCAGGATCAAGCCGTCGACCTGATCGGCGCGGCCGAGGATGCCGTGTGCGGGCTCGACCGTCCGGTCATCGTTGGCGGCAACGCGGTCACCCCGGCCCAAGTCCAGCTCTACAAGATCGGGGTACACCGGGCCGCCGGGGACTCCAGCCAGGCGTTGGACGCCGCTCGCGGGCTGAGGCCCGAGCATTTCGCCACTGCGGAGCGCCGGAGCCGCCTGCACACCGACCTGGCCCGCGCTTGGTGGATGCACGGCCGTCCCGAGCAGACCGCCGCCGCGCTGCTGGCCGCCTACCACGAGGCCCCCACCGAATTGACCGGCCGCCCGGCGATTCGCCATATCGGTCTCGACCTCGTCCGGCGTCACCCCCACACCTCTGGGGCCCGGGAGTTGCGGCTCGCGCTGCGATCCAGCGTGTAG
- a CDS encoding phosphopantetheine-binding protein, translated as MTAGRTIDVGDNFFDLGGDSVSANRVAAI; from the coding sequence ATGACTGCCGGCCGGACGATCGACGTCGGCGACAACTTCTTCGACCTCGGCGGCGACTCGGTCAGCGCGAACCGGGTGGCGGCCATCTGA
- a CDS encoding citryl-CoA lyase gives MTEVPGIADTTAWWSTAVTRIAPGEIELRGYPIEQLIGRLDFVSTIWLLTKGALPTETQSRLLQAALVASVDHGPQAPSIASARMAVTCGVGINSAIANGVNVLGDTHGGAGQQCVAVLHGIAATVAETGRDVDEVAAEVVAEHRARKAYVPGFGHRFHPRDPRRDVLLGLVEEAVTAGQLSGEYLRAGVAIESALATGTRRPPMNIDGVTAIVYAELGVEPELARGFFVLARSVGILAHAWEETGTGRRVKGPLPPPLLADYTGEPTREYPEG, from the coding sequence ATGACCGAGGTCCCCGGCATCGCCGACACCACCGCGTGGTGGTCGACCGCCGTCACCCGCATCGCCCCGGGCGAGATCGAGCTGCGCGGCTACCCGATCGAACAGCTCATCGGCAGGCTCGACTTCGTGAGCACCATCTGGCTGCTGACGAAGGGAGCGCTGCCGACCGAGACGCAGTCGCGGCTGCTCCAGGCGGCGCTGGTCGCCAGCGTGGACCACGGCCCGCAGGCTCCCTCGATCGCGAGCGCGCGGATGGCCGTGACCTGCGGAGTCGGGATCAACTCGGCCATCGCCAACGGCGTCAACGTGCTCGGCGACACCCACGGCGGTGCGGGTCAGCAGTGCGTCGCCGTGCTGCACGGCATCGCCGCCACCGTGGCGGAGACGGGACGCGACGTCGACGAGGTCGCGGCCGAGGTCGTCGCGGAGCACCGAGCGAGGAAGGCGTACGTCCCCGGTTTCGGCCATCGCTTCCACCCGCGCGACCCGCGCCGCGACGTACTGCTCGGACTCGTCGAGGAGGCAGTCACCGCCGGACAGCTCAGCGGCGAGTACCTACGGGCCGGGGTCGCGATCGAGAGTGCCCTGGCGACCGGAACACGCAGACCACCGATGAACATCGACGGCGTCACCGCCATCGTCTACGCCGAACTCGGCGTCGAACCCGAACTGGCGCGAGGATTCTTCGTACTGGCCCGCTCCGTCGGCATCCTGGCCCACGCCTGGGAAGAGACCGGCACGGGCCGCCGGGTCAAGGGCCCACTGCCGCCCCCACTGCTCGCCGACTACACAGGCGAGCCGACACGCGAATACCCGGAGGGCTGA
- a CDS encoding CaiB/BaiF CoA transferase family protein, whose protein sequence is MNDDSSGTPPEAGSGPLAGVRVLDLTNVLAGPYACYQLALLGADVVKVEIPEGGDLARRLGASAELNRQELGASFLAQNAQKRSITLNLKSESGREVLRRLVANADVLCENFRPGVLDRLGFGWSELKRINPRLVYCAISGFGQTGPLRAKPAYDQIIQGVSGMMSVTGTADTAPLRAGYPIADTLGGLAAAFAISSALLGRARTGTGCMIDVSMLETAVTAMGWVASNHLIADQQARPLGNDNGTAAPSGTFRTADGELNIAANKQQQFELLCRIIGRPELATDPRFAEREARKTHRAALTAELEAALTTRSAAHWEEALSTAGVPAAAVLTVPEMLESPQIRARELVHELPFPGEAGAGPLRVLGHGIHLDGSPSRPVLPPPTLGQHTEDILVELGYAPDEIARLHQEDAV, encoded by the coding sequence ATGAACGACGATTCGTCCGGGACTCCGCCCGAGGCCGGGTCCGGCCCGCTCGCCGGAGTCCGGGTCCTCGACCTGACCAACGTCCTCGCCGGGCCGTACGCCTGCTACCAGCTGGCGCTGCTCGGCGCGGACGTGGTCAAGGTCGAGATCCCCGAGGGCGGTGATCTCGCCCGCAGGCTGGGCGCCTCGGCGGAGCTGAACCGGCAGGAGCTCGGCGCCTCGTTCCTGGCCCAGAACGCGCAGAAGCGCTCGATCACGCTCAATCTCAAGTCGGAGTCCGGCCGGGAGGTGCTGCGCAGACTCGTCGCGAACGCGGACGTGCTGTGCGAGAACTTCCGGCCGGGCGTGCTCGACCGGCTCGGCTTCGGCTGGTCCGAGCTGAAGCGGATCAATCCGCGCCTGGTCTACTGCGCCATCTCCGGCTTCGGTCAGACGGGCCCGTTGCGCGCCAAGCCCGCCTACGACCAGATCATCCAGGGCGTCTCGGGGATGATGAGCGTGACCGGCACCGCCGACACCGCCCCGCTGCGGGCGGGCTATCCCATCGCCGACACCCTGGGCGGCCTGGCGGCGGCCTTCGCGATCTCCTCCGCGCTGCTCGGCCGCGCACGCACCGGCACCGGCTGCATGATCGACGTCTCCATGCTGGAGACCGCCGTCACCGCCATGGGCTGGGTCGCCTCCAATCACCTGATCGCCGATCAGCAGGCCCGCCCGCTCGGCAACGACAACGGCACGGCGGCGCCCTCCGGCACCTTCCGCACCGCCGACGGCGAACTCAACATCGCCGCCAACAAGCAGCAGCAGTTCGAACTGCTCTGTCGGATCATCGGTCGTCCCGAACTGGCGACCGATCCGCGCTTCGCCGAACGCGAGGCGCGCAAGACGCATCGGGCCGCCCTGACCGCCGAACTCGAGGCGGCCCTCACCACCCGCTCCGCCGCGCACTGGGAGGAGGCACTCAGCACGGCGGGCGTGCCCGCAGCCGCCGTGCTGACCGTGCCGGAGATGCTGGAGAGTCCGCAGATCCGCGCCCGCGAGCTGGTCCACGAGCTGCCGTTTCCCGGCGAGGCAGGAGCGGGCCCGCTGCGGGTCCTCGGGCACGGCATCCACCTCGACGGCAGCCCGAGCAGGCCCGTGCTGCCCCCGCCGACGCTCGGCCAGCACACCGAGGACATCCTCGTCGAGCTCGGCTACGCCCCCGACGAGATCGCCCGGCTGCACCAGGAGGACGCCGTATGA